The Terriglobales bacterium genome has a window encoding:
- a CDS encoding FtsX-like permease family protein yields MSFELFIATRYLRAKRRQAVIGIITGISIVGVTAGVASLIIALAINNGFRQDLQNRLLGSTAHVQLLRVESDGIRNWQPLLSRLQKEPQVQAASPAIYEQVLISRGARAKGAILKGILPEYERKVSDMLKNVTVGSAAVLEPNGTGPGHIGPVDDGRTAQDLGTTDQELKNRETMPDALAKIRSLPPLILGKDMADDLGATVGSVVMVISPQGELTPFGLVPKYARFKVAGIFNSGFFDYDSSWAFIRLADAQQLFGLGDLISVIEFKIGDIYRAAEVGNELQHAAGPGFMATNWMEQNRALFRALRLERVVTFITIGLIVFVAALNILISLIMMVMEKTRDIAVLMSMGARKRQVRRVFIAQGVLIGIVGTVLGLIVGYSLSWAGGHYHWISLSPEVYSIDYVPFAPRLIDGAWVAIVAIGVSFIATIYPSWSASRILPAEALRYE; encoded by the coding sequence ATGTCCTTCGAACTCTTCATCGCGACTCGCTACTTGCGCGCCAAGCGCCGCCAGGCCGTTATCGGAATCATTACCGGCATCTCCATCGTGGGTGTCACAGCCGGCGTCGCTTCGCTGATCATCGCCCTCGCCATCAATAACGGTTTTCGCCAGGACTTGCAGAACCGGCTCCTCGGATCCACCGCACACGTGCAACTGCTCCGGGTCGAGAGCGACGGCATCCGCAACTGGCAACCGCTGCTCTCGCGATTGCAGAAAGAGCCGCAAGTGCAGGCCGCCTCGCCCGCCATTTATGAGCAGGTGCTCATCTCCCGCGGCGCCCGAGCCAAGGGTGCCATCCTGAAAGGCATCCTGCCGGAGTACGAGCGCAAGGTCAGCGACATGTTGAAGAACGTGACCGTGGGCTCAGCCGCGGTGCTGGAACCGAACGGAACAGGTCCGGGGCACATCGGGCCTGTCGATGATGGCAGGACAGCTCAGGACTTGGGAACTACTGATCAGGAGCTTAAGAACCGCGAGACCATGCCGGACGCACTCGCGAAAATCCGCTCTCTCCCTCCGCTTATCCTCGGCAAAGATATGGCCGACGACCTTGGCGCCACCGTCGGGTCCGTAGTCATGGTCATCAGCCCGCAAGGCGAACTCACGCCTTTCGGACTCGTTCCCAAGTACGCCCGTTTCAAGGTTGCCGGAATCTTTAACTCCGGCTTTTTCGACTACGACAGCTCCTGGGCCTTCATCCGCCTCGCCGACGCGCAGCAACTCTTCGGCCTCGGCGACCTCATCTCAGTCATTGAATTCAAGATTGGCGACATCTACCGCGCCGCCGAGGTCGGCAACGAACTTCAGCACGCTGCCGGACCCGGCTTCATGGCCACCAACTGGATGGAGCAGAACCGCGCCCTGTTTCGCGCACTTCGACTGGAACGCGTCGTCACTTTCATCACCATCGGCCTGATCGTTTTTGTGGCTGCGCTCAACATCCTGATTTCGCTCATCATGATGGTGATGGAGAAGACTCGCGACATCGCTGTGCTTATGTCCATGGGCGCCAGGAAACGCCAGGTGCGCCGCGTCTTCATTGCCCAGGGCGTGCTCATCGGAATTGTCGGCACCGTGCTCGGCCTGATCGTCGGATACTCGCTCTCCTGGGCCGGCGGGCACTACCATTGGATCTCGCTTTCTCCGGAGGTTTATTCCATTGACTACGTCCCCTTCGCGCCGCGTCTGATCGATGGCGCCTGGGTTGCGATCGTCGCCATTGGCGTTTCCTTCATCGCCACCATCTATCCCTCCTGGTCAGCTTCCCGCATCCTGCCGGCCGAAGCCTTGCGCTACGAGTAA
- a CDS encoding isoprenylcysteine carboxylmethyltransferase family protein has translation MHTLYSVAWLIAIVYATIPSYWLLVHPNIHFWRARRVRLSRVGPLWLLLWLVAAIITWPWRTIALYRLPWTWIPAAALILTGLFVYTRARCDFSADQVLGRSELEPHRHEQRLNTSGIRGRVRHPYYLGHLCELLGWTLGTGLLVLYALAIFAVVTGAVMITSEERELESRFGQPYRDYKQRVPAILPRL, from the coding sequence ATGCACACGCTCTACAGCGTCGCCTGGCTCATTGCCATCGTCTACGCGACCATTCCTTCTTACTGGCTGCTGGTGCATCCGAACATCCATTTCTGGCGCGCGCGGCGGGTTCGCCTCAGCCGGGTTGGCCCCCTGTGGCTGTTGTTGTGGCTCGTCGCCGCGATCATTACCTGGCCGTGGCGGACCATCGCGCTCTACCGCCTGCCCTGGACCTGGATTCCGGCCGCGGCGCTCATTTTGACTGGACTATTTGTGTACACGCGGGCGCGCTGCGATTTTTCTGCGGACCAGGTTCTAGGCCGCTCTGAGCTGGAACCGCATCGCCACGAGCAGCGGTTGAACACCTCGGGCATCCGCGGCCGAGTGCGCCACCCTTACTACCTCGGGCATTTATGCGAACTGCTCGGCTGGACGCTCGGGACCGGGCTGCTCGTGCTCTACGCCCTCGCCATCTTTGCCGTCGTGACCGGCGCGGTCATGATCACCTCTGAAGAAAGGGAACTGGAATCACGCTTCGGGCAGCCCTACCGCGACTATAAGCAGCGCGTCCCCGCCATCCTGCCGCGGCTGTGA